GTAGTTCCCGTCTTCGCCGACCCAGTAGGAGTTGAGCACCTCGAGGTTCTTGTACATCCTGGCGACGCGCTGTTCGCCCATCGCCTGGTGGGAAATCTGCGGAGCCACGAAAAGGTAGCGGTGCCTGGGCTTCCTTCCGCCCCAGGTTCTCTGCCTTTTCCTCCTGCCCTTCTCCACCCTCACGCGGACTATCACGAAGCCGTTCTTGGCCTTGTATCCGAGCGTGCGGGCGCGGGGGAGGTTGCTGGGCTTGAGCACGCGCTCCATGGCGCCTGCTTTCCTCCACGCAACCACCTTCTGCTTGTAGAGCGGGTTCCTTTCCTTGTATTCCTTTTCCAGATTCGCTTTGATGTATTTGTATGCTCCC
The window above is part of the Candidatus Micrarchaeia archaeon genome. Proteins encoded here:
- a CDS encoding 50S ribosomal protein L15e, coding for MGAYKYIKANLEKEYKERNPLYKQKVVAWRKAGAMERVLKPSNLPRARTLGYKAKNGFVIVRVRVEKGRRKRQRTWGGRKPRHRYLFVAPQISHQAMGEQRVARMYKNLEVLNSYWVGEDGNYKFFEVILADPLMVKDVPALNRKGRAFRGLTSQLRKARGLKAIGWRKQRL